In one window of Bdellovibrio bacteriovorus W DNA:
- a CDS encoding cation efflux system protein (COG0053 Predicted Co/Zn/Cd cation transporters), with product MSEIQLTKSSDTIRKRAASISLVASVVIFSLKLFAYRMTGSTAVLSDAMESIVNVVASVVALFVVRFASQPADSAHPYGHGKAESFSSTFEGGMIVIAGLMIVREAVNSLLEGPQTHELETGIYIVAAAAILNAILGLYLKSTGKKHQSEALRASGAHVLSDVYTTVGVIVGLVLVIFTGITWIDPAIAIVLGLMLVYQGYKIVREALGVLLDEQDMSVVESLASSMQKFRFSGLIDIHHLRVIRAGRFHHVDAHMVVPEFWNIAETHAAIHSYEEKVVADHGFDGELAFHLDPCKKSYCRVCDLPQCPIRQEAYQEAIFFSVKSLTEGPHPTNQGAYDSANN from the coding sequence ATGTCTGAAATTCAATTAACTAAATCATCTGATACTATTCGCAAAAGAGCGGCTTCCATTTCTTTAGTGGCGAGCGTTGTGATCTTTTCATTAAAACTATTTGCGTATCGTATGACGGGATCGACAGCGGTTCTTTCTGATGCGATGGAGAGTATCGTGAACGTAGTCGCCTCGGTGGTGGCGTTGTTTGTAGTTCGCTTTGCCTCTCAGCCGGCCGATTCGGCGCATCCCTATGGTCACGGAAAAGCCGAGTCATTCTCTTCCACATTTGAAGGCGGGATGATTGTCATTGCAGGCTTGATGATTGTTCGCGAAGCGGTGAACTCATTGTTAGAGGGCCCGCAAACTCATGAGTTGGAGACCGGTATTTATATCGTGGCAGCGGCGGCTATCTTAAATGCAATTCTAGGGCTATATCTGAAAAGTACAGGCAAGAAGCATCAATCAGAAGCTTTAAGAGCTAGTGGAGCCCATGTTTTGTCGGATGTTTATACCACGGTGGGGGTTATTGTCGGATTGGTGTTGGTGATTTTCACTGGCATCACTTGGATTGATCCGGCGATTGCTATTGTGTTGGGTCTAATGCTTGTCTATCAAGGGTATAAAATTGTACGAGAGGCTTTGGGTGTGCTCCTAGATGAGCAAGATATGTCTGTGGTTGAAAGCCTTGCCTCATCAATGCAGAAGTTTCGCTTCAGCGGGCTTATAGATATTCACCATCTGCGTGTCATTCGGGCGGGGCGTTTTCATCATGTGGATGCTCATATGGTGGTACCGGAGTTTTGGAATATCGCCGAAACTCATGCGGCTATTCACTCTTACGAAGAGAAGGTCGTGGCGGATCATGGTTTTGATGGAGAACTCGCGTTTCACTTAGACCCTTGTAAAAAGTCCTATTGCCGAGTCTGCGATTTACCTCAATGTCCTATTAGGCAAGAAGCTTATCAGGAGGCTATCTTTTTCTCTGTGAAAAGCTTGACCGAGGGCCCACATCCGACTAATCAAGGCGCCTATGACAGCGCAAACAATTAG
- a CDS encoding hypothetical protein (COG0220 Predicted S-adenosylmethionine-dependent methyltransferase) — protein sequence MTAQTIRRRINITSELPVQNAYTLALNGEYSHIAFDEVRAPHNKGLWRSDVFKADAEMPLDVEIGTGNGTYFAHHAETYPQRLLVGLELKYKPLIQTIRRAAKAGCKNAAVARFHAFNIEELFAENEISDVYIHFPDPWTSPKKPKNRVVCLRNLDILHRLQKPGSFINFKTDSLDYFLWAMDEIRQSKYKIIFETQDLHHSEMASQNFETAFEKIFLREGIKINYVRLQKV from the coding sequence ATGACAGCGCAAACAATTAGAAGACGAATTAATATTACCTCAGAACTTCCGGTGCAGAATGCTTACACATTGGCATTAAACGGAGAGTACTCGCATATTGCTTTTGACGAAGTTCGAGCTCCTCATAACAAAGGTCTTTGGAGATCTGATGTGTTTAAGGCGGACGCGGAGATGCCTTTGGATGTGGAGATTGGTACTGGGAATGGGACCTACTTTGCGCATCATGCAGAGACCTATCCTCAGCGCCTGCTTGTTGGGTTGGAGTTAAAATACAAACCTCTGATACAAACTATTCGTCGTGCTGCTAAAGCCGGTTGTAAGAATGCGGCCGTCGCGCGCTTTCATGCATTTAATATTGAAGAGTTGTTTGCTGAGAATGAAATTAGTGATGTCTATATTCACTTTCCAGATCCTTGGACTTCGCCGAAGAAGCCAAAGAACCGAGTTGTTTGCCTGCGTAATTTAGATATTCTTCATCGCCTGCAAAAGCCTGGATCTTTTATTAACTTTAAAACGGATTCATTAGACTACTTTTTGTGGGCGATGGATGAGATCCGCCAATCGAAGTATAAAATCATTTTTGAAACACAAGATTTGCATCACTCAGAAATGGCATCGCAGAATTTTGAAACAGCCTTTGAGAAGATCTTTCTTAGAGAAGGTATTAAGATCAACTACGTTCGTCTGCAAAAAGTTTAG
- a CDS encoding cytochrome c biogenesis protein transmembrane region (COG0785 Cytochrome c biogenesis protein), with translation MEFGLLSVFGAGLLTFFSPCVLPMVPIVAANYLMSDNQSRFARVKATVFFSLGFLLTFTLMGASLPFISEALGSAKNYLLIASGLLILLYGMKMSGWILKNSDDSKLFGWMSRSKYLPQLDKYFPKSMHGFIFGATFGLAWTPCVGPILGGVLTYIATKERSVTESVFLMLSFGLGIVAPFLAISVGGDLVQNQIKKLRSYLPKIEEFTGFALMLLGVYILTQSSFPIGTNEEMNQAQFRNESGQYTTVAEAAPESHKLLFFHSTHCPVCQAMEAFLPEIEKECASKNFQLVRINVDDPMNQALANKYRVRAVPTMSLQAKDGSELAYTVGYQSEIKLRQAIDMLPEVRCAQHKVVQPPPTQMLYQQGQSCEDSGNGLTC, from the coding sequence GTGGAATTTGGCTTACTCAGCGTCTTTGGCGCAGGTCTTTTAACTTTCTTCTCTCCTTGTGTTTTACCAATGGTTCCCATTGTCGCCGCAAACTATTTAATGTCGGACAATCAATCAAGATTTGCGCGTGTCAAAGCAACCGTCTTTTTCTCATTAGGCTTCTTACTGACCTTCACCCTGATGGGAGCAAGTCTGCCGTTTATCTCTGAAGCCCTGGGCTCTGCAAAAAACTACCTCCTCATTGCCTCCGGTCTTCTTATTCTCCTTTATGGAATGAAGATGAGTGGTTGGATTTTAAAAAACTCGGATGACTCTAAACTTTTCGGTTGGATGAGCCGCTCTAAGTACCTTCCGCAACTAGATAAATATTTTCCTAAATCAATGCATGGCTTTATTTTTGGTGCGACCTTTGGGCTTGCATGGACTCCTTGCGTGGGCCCTATCCTTGGAGGCGTACTCACTTACATCGCCACTAAAGAACGCTCCGTCACTGAAAGTGTTTTTCTAATGTTAAGCTTTGGCCTCGGGATAGTTGCACCCTTTTTGGCAATTTCTGTCGGTGGCGATCTTGTTCAAAATCAGATTAAAAAACTTCGCAGCTACTTACCGAAGATCGAAGAGTTTACTGGTTTTGCTTTAATGCTTTTGGGTGTTTATATTCTGACTCAATCAAGCTTCCCTATTGGCACGAACGAAGAAATGAACCAAGCACAGTTTCGCAATGAAAGTGGTCAATACACGACCGTTGCTGAAGCTGCGCCAGAGTCCCATAAGCTTCTTTTCTTTCACTCCACCCACTGCCCTGTATGTCAGGCAATGGAAGCCTTCTTACCTGAAATTGAAAAAGAATGCGCTTCTAAGAATTTTCAACTTGTGCGCATCAATGTCGACGATCCAATGAATCAGGCGCTCGCCAATAAATACCGCGTGCGCGCAGTTCCAACGATGAGTCTACAAGCCAAAGACGGCTCGGAGCTTGCGTACACTGTAGGTTATCAAAGCGAAATCAAACTTCGCCAAGCTATTGATATGCTTCCGGAAGTTCGATGTGCACAACACAAAGTGGTACAACCCCCTCCCACACAGATGCTCTATCAACAAGGGCAAAGTTGCGAAGACAGCGGCAATGGACTGACCTGCTAA
- a CDS encoding rhodanese domain-containing protein (COG0640 Predicted transcriptional regulators), translating to MAQSPRSVEELSGEIQQSIANTSQHLQKMAAAGLVGCQKKGVSRIYSIASPQILKIWESLQVLGEELSTEVADATEELVPSELCTDLSTESVYRKVKSGRAVLVDMREEKEREASPVEWASAFTAEDLLVKASQLAVSKEYFLFCRGRYCHLANKAVVSLRKSGFKAYRLRESPFVLNTFLQDAQPSLR from the coding sequence TTGGCGCAGTCGCCGCGCTCTGTGGAAGAGTTGAGCGGTGAGATCCAACAGTCGATTGCCAACACTTCTCAACATCTTCAAAAAATGGCAGCCGCAGGACTTGTGGGCTGTCAGAAAAAAGGCGTTTCTAGAATCTACTCTATAGCCAGTCCACAAATTCTAAAAATATGGGAGAGTTTGCAGGTTCTTGGAGAAGAACTCAGCACGGAAGTTGCCGACGCAACAGAAGAGCTTGTTCCTTCAGAGTTGTGCACGGATCTATCCACAGAGAGTGTCTATCGCAAAGTAAAATCGGGCAGAGCTGTCTTGGTGGATATGCGTGAAGAAAAGGAGCGCGAGGCTTCTCCGGTGGAATGGGCCTCGGCCTTCACCGCTGAAGACTTGCTTGTGAAAGCCTCTCAATTAGCTGTTTCTAAAGAGTACTTTCTTTTTTGCCGTGGTAGATACTGTCATCTTGCAAACAAAGCCGTTGTGTCTCTGCGCAAAAGTGGATTTAAGGCCTATCGTTTGAGAGAGAGTCCCTTTGTTTTAAATACTTTTCTGCAAGATGCTCAGCCTTCTTTAAGGTAA
- a CDS encoding hypothetical protein (COG1018 Flavodoxin reductases (ferredoxin-NADPH reductases) family 1) yields the protein MPQVTFPKKNLTIEVPQGTSLKDAAHEAGLPVASSCNAEGVCAKCKLIVIHGKENLSSPSEREAFLLQRLKIPKDNRISCLTEIRGNVTVDASYW from the coding sequence ATGCCACAAGTGACTTTTCCAAAAAAGAATCTAACGATCGAAGTCCCTCAAGGAACAAGCCTTAAGGACGCGGCTCACGAGGCGGGTCTCCCCGTCGCATCTAGCTGCAATGCCGAGGGCGTTTGCGCTAAGTGCAAACTGATTGTGATTCATGGGAAGGAAAACCTTAGCTCCCCATCCGAAAGAGAGGCATTTCTTCTTCAGCGCCTCAAGATCCCTAAGGACAATCGCATTAGCTGCCTGACCGAAATCCGTGGCAACGTCACTGTCGATGCGAGCTACTGGTAA